From a single Salmo salar chromosome ssa22, Ssal_v3.1, whole genome shotgun sequence genomic region:
- the mlnl gene encoding motilin-like, giving the protein MTMRGVVTGCVVLVCLVAMLGERAEGHFSFFSPKEMREMKALQDKLGRKYMEPRSEDGQFQDVTIQQLPEDDGGTPGKTVEISVRLTAKQLEHVAPVLEEIIHEMVEQAEEKAK; this is encoded by the exons ATGACCATGCGTGGAGTGGTGACGGGCTGTGTGGTGCTGGTGTGTCTGGTGGCCATGCTGGGTGAACGGGCAGAGGGACACTTCTCCTTCTTCAGCCCCAAAGAGATGAGGGAGATGAAG gccCTACAGGATAAGTTGGGGAGGAAGTACATGGAGCCTCGGTCAGAGGATGGACAGTTTCAGGATGTCACCATCCAACAGCTTCCTGAGGACGATGGTGGAACTCct GGGAAGACAGTGGAGATAAGTGTTCGACTGACAGCCAAACAGCTGGAGCATGTGGCCCCCGTGCTGGAAGAGATCATCCATGAAATGGTGGAGCAGGCAGAGGAGAAAG CCAAATGA